In a single window of the Natronorubrum halophilum genome:
- a CDS encoding geranylgeranyl reductase family protein encodes MTTESYDMVVVGGGTGGCFAAATAARAGLDVVLLERKSEDEGGHIACGDGIKGKSTFPDVVDRDRLTEESFTNQGIERAIFENPRTGDTLDIPFDETGAVVDRYAYGQILLEETEAAGVDVRYDTVVNDVVQPDGAVEGVRAIRDGDPLEYEADLVIDAAGALSVLQDQADLSHSTFDTNVDYTHFCSAYREVLEVPEPIEWDDALVFKPTEELGYLWYFPRSATEINAGLGFQMTQQPIELVDVLKDDIANRAEFAGATVKNKLGAALPTRRPYDSAVHPGYLAVGDAAGHVNPCTGGGIQGAAKAGHWAAKIATEAISSGDVGEAALWEYNRRVQTDFGKRFAAMDLYNVFGTAHDLDELVSIVTAIPGNQLIDAIGKRGTADMSLGLKLKTLVKTFGHWDTLYGLYKVQNAAGSLKDVYDDYPTSPDRFADWRAERDAVMDRVYEISGADPKY; translated from the coding sequence ATGACTACGGAATCGTACGACATGGTCGTCGTCGGCGGCGGCACGGGCGGCTGTTTCGCCGCGGCGACCGCCGCTCGAGCGGGGCTTGACGTCGTCCTCCTCGAGCGAAAGAGCGAGGACGAGGGCGGCCACATCGCCTGCGGAGACGGTATCAAGGGCAAGAGTACCTTCCCGGACGTCGTCGACCGCGACCGCCTCACCGAGGAGTCGTTCACCAATCAGGGGATCGAACGCGCGATCTTCGAGAACCCGCGGACCGGAGACACGCTCGACATCCCCTTCGACGAGACGGGCGCGGTCGTCGACCGCTACGCCTACGGCCAGATCCTGCTGGAGGAAACCGAAGCCGCCGGCGTCGACGTTCGCTACGATACGGTCGTCAACGACGTCGTCCAGCCCGACGGCGCGGTCGAGGGCGTCAGGGCCATCAGGGACGGCGACCCGCTCGAGTACGAGGCCGACCTCGTCATCGACGCCGCGGGCGCGCTCTCGGTGTTGCAGGACCAGGCGGATCTCTCGCACTCGACGTTCGATACGAACGTCGACTACACGCACTTCTGTTCCGCCTATCGAGAGGTGCTCGAGGTCCCCGAACCGATCGAGTGGGACGATGCGCTGGTGTTCAAACCGACCGAGGAGCTGGGGTATCTCTGGTACTTCCCGCGGTCGGCGACGGAGATCAACGCCGGACTCGGATTCCAGATGACCCAGCAGCCGATCGAACTGGTCGACGTGCTCAAAGACGATATCGCGAACCGAGCGGAGTTCGCGGGCGCGACCGTCAAGAACAAACTCGGGGCCGCCCTCCCGACGCGGCGACCCTACGATTCGGCGGTCCATCCGGGTTACCTGGCCGTCGGTGACGCCGCCGGCCACGTCAACCCCTGTACTGGCGGCGGGATTCAGGGCGCTGCGAAGGCCGGCCACTGGGCCGCCAAAATCGCGACCGAGGCGATCTCGAGCGGCGACGTCGGCGAAGCCGCGCTGTGGGAGTACAACCGCCGCGTCCAGACCGACTTCGGCAAGCGATTCGCCGCGATGGACCTGTACAACGTCTTCGGCACGGCCCACGACCTGGACGAACTCGTCTCGATCGTCACTGCCATCCCCGGCAATCAACTCATCGACGCCATCGGGAAGCGGGGGACCGCCGACATGAGCCTCGGGCTCAAACTCAAGACGCTCGTCAAGACGTTCGGCCACTGGGATACCCTGTACGGCCTCTACAAGGTCCAGAACGCGGCCGGTTCGCTCAAGGACGTTTACGACGACTATCCCACCAGCCCGGATCGCTTCGCCGACTGGCGGGCGGAACGCGACGCCGTGATGGACCGGGTCTACGAGATCAGCGGGGCCGATCCGAAGTACTGA
- a CDS encoding proteasome assembly chaperone family protein → MSQIRMRGAEVALENPTLVEGFPGVGLVGKIATDHLVEQLEMRYYASVHCDGLPRVGVYRGDDRTVRPPVRIYVSEEHDLLALQSDAPIGSDAVENVTGCVTNWIVDADATPLYLSGLPAEREEKPTLYGVATGDAADALDRHDIALPPEDGVITGPTGALLNRAAQLDYGSLAVVVECSPQFPDPEAASVLLEEAIAPIADLSVDTSDLLERATEIKEKREQFAQQMQTIGQEESSQAQPLRMYQ, encoded by the coding sequence ATGTCACAGATTCGAATGCGGGGGGCCGAAGTTGCCCTCGAGAATCCGACGCTCGTCGAGGGATTTCCGGGCGTCGGACTCGTCGGAAAGATCGCGACCGATCACCTCGTCGAGCAACTCGAGATGCGCTACTACGCGAGCGTCCACTGTGACGGCCTGCCGCGGGTCGGCGTCTACCGCGGCGACGACCGAACCGTTCGCCCGCCGGTCCGGATCTACGTCAGCGAAGAGCACGACCTGCTGGCGCTCCAGAGCGACGCGCCGATCGGCTCCGATGCCGTCGAGAACGTCACCGGATGCGTGACGAACTGGATCGTCGACGCGGACGCGACGCCGCTCTACCTCAGCGGCCTCCCCGCGGAGCGAGAGGAGAAACCGACCCTCTACGGCGTCGCAACCGGCGACGCGGCCGACGCCCTCGATCGCCACGATATCGCGTTGCCGCCCGAAGACGGCGTCATCACCGGCCCGACGGGGGCGTTGCTCAACCGCGCGGCGCAACTCGACTACGGCAGTCTCGCGGTCGTCGTCGAGTGCAGTCCGCAGTTCCCGGACCCCGAGGCGGCGAGCGTGCTCCTCGAGGAGGCGATCGCGCCGATCGCCGACCTTTCGGTCGACACGTCGGACTTACTCGAGCGCGCGACGGAGATCAAAGAGAAACGAGAGCAGTTCGCCCAACAGATGCAGACGATCGGACAGGAGGAAAGCTCGCAGGCCCAGCCGTTGCGAATGTATCAGTAA
- a CDS encoding RsmB/NOP family class I SAM-dependent RNA methyltransferase: MEPLERYRPIIDDFEAFLEACERPLGNAVRVNTIKASVERTLVALEEDGVAYEQADWNPRVLDLETDSPGSTWTSFHGFTHGQEEVSAVPPVVLDPRPGERVWDCCAAPGGKATQIAALMDDRGTVVANDNNLGRISALRFNAERLGATSLAVTNDDARNYSLARFSFDEFDRALVDAPCSCEGTIRKNPDALENWSDGHISSVAGIQKGILRRAIQATREGGTVVYSTCTFAPEENEATVQHALENEPCRVADFDLDLEHSPGLTAWEDETFDSSLEKAARIYPHQNDTGGFFVAKLEVTA; encoded by the coding sequence ATGGAGCCACTCGAGCGGTATCGACCGATCATCGACGATTTCGAGGCGTTTCTCGAGGCCTGCGAGCGACCGCTCGGCAACGCCGTCCGCGTGAACACGATCAAGGCGTCCGTCGAGCGAACGCTCGTGGCGCTCGAGGAGGACGGCGTCGCGTACGAACAGGCCGACTGGAACCCGCGCGTGTTGGACCTCGAGACCGACTCGCCGGGATCGACGTGGACGTCGTTTCACGGCTTCACCCACGGCCAGGAGGAGGTGTCGGCCGTCCCGCCGGTCGTCCTCGATCCCCGACCGGGCGAGCGGGTCTGGGACTGCTGTGCCGCGCCGGGCGGCAAGGCGACCCAGATCGCGGCGCTGATGGACGACCGCGGGACCGTGGTCGCGAACGACAACAACCTCGGTCGCATCTCCGCCCTGCGATTCAACGCGGAGCGACTCGGCGCGACGAGCCTGGCCGTGACGAACGACGACGCGCGAAACTACTCGCTCGCGCGGTTTTCCTTCGACGAGTTCGACCGGGCGCTCGTCGACGCGCCCTGTTCCTGCGAGGGGACGATCCGGAAGAACCCCGACGCCCTCGAGAACTGGTCGGACGGACACATCTCCTCCGTCGCGGGCATCCAGAAGGGGATCCTCCGGCGGGCGATTCAGGCGACACGCGAGGGCGGCACGGTCGTCTACTCGACGTGTACCTTCGCGCCCGAGGAGAACGAGGCCACCGTCCAGCACGCCCTCGAGAACGAGCCCTGCCGCGTCGCCGACTTCGATCTCGACCTCGAGCACTCGCCGGGGCTCACCGCCTGGGAGGACGAGACGTTCGATTCGAGCCTCGAGAAGGCGGCCAGGATCTATCCCCACCAGAACGATACCGGCGGGTTCTTCGTCGCGAAACTGGAGGTGACCGCCTGA
- a CDS encoding DUF7122 family protein, which translates to MGGDADADATGGDETNASEGDSVNALEGDDATELEQNDGQRFGRLPATDAERTVEGRASREAVVHYFADRFGIPSGTFDDYTFWEKGAGKIWIFAGDAPSPVEIEAIGMTCLRTRQEHWKPTTDFVQRFGRYATDCVIELERDQARAFASGEDQPLERWDGDWGYLIATHEIAGEFEPLGVGLYVHGELRSVVPKGRQRDL; encoded by the coding sequence ATGGGTGGCGACGCCGACGCGGACGCGACCGGAGGGGACGAGACGAACGCGTCCGAGGGAGACAGCGTGAACGCGCTCGAGGGAGACGACGCGACCGAACTCGAGCAAAACGACGGCCAGCGCTTCGGCCGACTCCCCGCGACCGACGCGGAGCGAACCGTTGAGGGCCGGGCCAGCCGGGAGGCGGTCGTCCACTACTTCGCGGATCGCTTCGGTATCCCGTCCGGGACGTTCGACGACTACACGTTCTGGGAGAAGGGTGCCGGCAAGATCTGGATCTTCGCCGGGGACGCACCGTCGCCCGTCGAGATCGAGGCCATCGGCATGACCTGCCTGCGGACCCGCCAGGAACACTGGAAGCCGACGACGGACTTCGTCCAGCGGTTCGGCCGGTACGCCACCGACTGCGTGATCGAACTCGAGCGCGACCAGGCGCGAGCGTTCGCGTCGGGCGAGGATCAGCCCCTCGAGCGGTGGGACGGCGACTGGGGCTACCTCATCGCGACCCACGAGATCGCCGGCGAGTTCGAGCCCCTCGGCGTCGGATTGTACGTCCACGGCGAACTCCGCTCGGTGGTGCCGAAGGGCCGACAGCGGGATCTGTGA
- a CDS encoding DUF790 family protein: MLTKDLLRVSRAGGGYHPQFAGREHRPLAARVMGTFQGHVGEPRSALEEALADLERDADDFKLVRGFAALLEREATFETDAAVDPERARKAAFEAAEAVDVVTEDERAMALVRAGESLDVSADALERALYADLEERQLLTAVDSRWDPDDLVAQYNLSLAQTALFDATELRVRSSDPKALVSAIKRLRLMYEIRRLDDEAQRASKANGEPAIEDADGNGDGGIARREVVVTGPTRLFRATRRYGTRFARLLRTVAQSGAWSLEATIDDRGTERTLALSNADPVRVPDAEPVADVSFDSSVEADFAGRFSTLDLEWNLVREPAPLATGTRVMIPDFAFDYDPTGAARRGSPSDAGGERGEFRVYFEIMGFWTPEYVAKKLAQLDDLEDVELIVAVDESLGVGEEIAARDFRAIPYSGTVRLKDVAGVLREYERQLVAESAAALPDELRPNDDVVSLESLAARRGVSEDALADTAFPDHERVGRTLIRPSVLESLAADLEAGMDLAAAEDVLEASGVTDSSAFLAELGYRVEWEGLAGGTVVER; the protein is encoded by the coding sequence ATGCTGACGAAGGACCTGCTCCGCGTTTCCCGGGCCGGTGGCGGCTACCATCCCCAGTTCGCCGGCCGAGAACACCGGCCGCTCGCCGCCCGCGTTATGGGGACGTTTCAGGGCCACGTCGGCGAACCCCGATCGGCGCTCGAGGAGGCGCTCGCCGATCTCGAACGCGACGCCGACGACTTCAAACTCGTCCGCGGCTTCGCCGCGTTGCTCGAGCGCGAGGCGACGTTCGAAACCGACGCGGCGGTCGATCCCGAACGCGCCAGAAAGGCGGCCTTCGAGGCCGCCGAAGCGGTCGATGTCGTCACCGAGGACGAGCGAGCGATGGCGCTCGTCCGCGCCGGCGAGTCGCTCGACGTCTCGGCGGACGCCCTCGAGAGGGCGCTGTACGCGGACCTCGAGGAACGCCAACTCCTCACCGCGGTGGACTCGCGGTGGGACCCCGACGACCTCGTGGCGCAGTACAATCTCTCGCTGGCCCAGACGGCGCTGTTCGACGCGACCGAACTCCGGGTCCGCTCGAGCGATCCGAAAGCGCTGGTGTCGGCGATCAAGCGACTGCGATTGATGTACGAGATCCGTCGACTCGATGACGAGGCACAACGCGCCTCGAAAGCGAACGGTGAACCCGCGATCGAGGACGCCGACGGAAATGGGGACGGCGGGATCGCCCGGCGCGAGGTCGTCGTCACCGGTCCGACTCGCCTCTTTCGGGCGACCCGCCGGTACGGCACCCGTTTTGCGCGGCTCCTGCGAACCGTCGCGCAGAGCGGGGCGTGGTCGCTCGAGGCGACGATCGACGACCGCGGCACCGAGCGAACGCTCGCGCTCTCCAACGCCGATCCCGTCCGCGTCCCCGACGCGGAACCCGTCGCCGACGTTTCCTTCGACAGTAGCGTCGAGGCCGACTTCGCCGGACGGTTTTCGACCCTCGACCTCGAGTGGAATCTCGTGCGCGAACCCGCGCCGCTCGCGACGGGAACGCGGGTGATGATCCCGGACTTCGCGTTCGATTACGATCCGACGGGCGCTGCCCGACGGGGATCGCCGTCCGACGCCGGCGGCGAACGCGGCGAGTTCCGCGTCTACTTCGAGATCATGGGCTTTTGGACCCCCGAGTACGTCGCGAAGAAGCTCGCACAGCTCGATGATCTCGAGGACGTCGAACTGATCGTCGCCGTCGACGAATCGCTGGGCGTCGGTGAAGAAATCGCCGCCCGCGACTTTCGGGCGATTCCCTACTCGGGGACCGTCCGCCTGAAAGACGTCGCCGGCGTCCTCCGGGAGTACGAACGCCAACTCGTCGCCGAAAGCGCTGCTGCGCTGCCCGACGAGTTGCGACCGAACGACGACGTCGTCTCGCTCGAGTCCCTCGCCGCCCGCCGCGGCGTGAGCGAGGACGCGCTCGCGGATACGGCGTTTCCCGACCACGAGCGGGTGGGACGAACGCTGATTCGGCCGTCGGTCCTCGAGTCGCTCGCCGCCGATCTCGAGGCCGGCATGGACCTCGCCGCGGCGGAGGACGTGCTCGAGGCGTCCGGGGTCACCGACTCGAGCGCGTTCCTCGCCGAACTTGGCTATCGCGTCGAGTGGGAGGGGCTGGCCGGCGGCACGGTCGTCGAGCGCTAA
- a CDS encoding DUF7268 family protein — MPSTDSSVLVSPARRERVHRLAVATVRWVSVGAALGVAVSLGLLAVWTPRAATDTAFALGALVLGFGVTAWSTAVGLGRTIEGMRDRLDVSSGWTEASAREAFFVLSWTGVGWAVAAAACAVALSV, encoded by the coding sequence ATGCCGTCGACTGATTCCAGCGTCTTGGTCTCGCCGGCCCGCCGCGAGCGCGTCCACCGACTCGCGGTCGCCACGGTTCGCTGGGTGTCCGTCGGGGCCGCCCTCGGGGTGGCCGTCTCGCTGGGCTTGCTCGCGGTCTGGACGCCGCGGGCCGCGACCGACACGGCGTTCGCGCTCGGTGCGCTCGTCCTCGGGTTCGGCGTCACCGCGTGGTCGACGGCGGTCGGTCTCGGGCGCACTATCGAGGGGATGCGGGACCGACTCGACGTGAGTTCCGGGTGGACCGAGGCCAGTGCTCGCGAAGCGTTCTTCGTGTTGTCGTGGACGGGCGTGGGTTGGGCCGTCGCCGCGGCCGCCTGTGCAGTCGCGCTCAGCGTCTGA
- a CDS encoding ABC transporter permease, protein MSTETQSQSSDVERSTVERIRTNPFLTELLSNRIAVVGLSLIVGMFLVAIYARVAYNLDAIIGTQFEANPTKVGPSIEFWFGTDGQARDIFPRVLYGAWYALKFGTATVLASTVLGITAGIVAAYYGDLTDNVIMRTMDVLLSFPSLLLALALVSIFPESMGLWRAVIALTLVYTPRFARVVRGAALKVLEDEYIEATRALGANDPRLLIRHVLPNCLAPITVQSTLNYGLAIIDIAALSFLGFGAKRGDPSWGMMLAEGVDKGLFSGAWWWSFFPGLFLALTVLGFNLLGDGMRDALDPRMRDAVD, encoded by the coding sequence ATGAGCACGGAAACCCAATCCCAATCGTCAGACGTCGAACGCAGCACCGTCGAGCGCATCCGCACCAACCCGTTCCTCACGGAACTGTTATCGAATCGAATTGCCGTCGTCGGCCTCAGCCTCATCGTCGGGATGTTCCTCGTCGCCATCTACGCTCGAGTCGCCTACAACCTCGACGCCATCATCGGCACGCAGTTCGAAGCGAACCCGACGAAGGTGGGCCCGAGCATCGAGTTCTGGTTCGGGACGGACGGGCAGGCCCGCGACATCTTCCCGCGCGTGCTGTACGGCGCGTGGTACGCGCTGAAGTTCGGGACCGCGACCGTCCTCGCGTCCACGGTCCTCGGAATCACTGCCGGCATCGTCGCGGCGTACTACGGCGACCTCACCGATAACGTCATCATGCGGACGATGGACGTGCTCCTGTCGTTCCCGTCGCTGTTGCTGGCGCTCGCACTCGTCAGCATCTTCCCCGAGTCGATGGGACTGTGGCGCGCGGTCATCGCGCTCACGCTCGTGTACACGCCGCGGTTCGCCCGGGTCGTCCGCGGCGCCGCGCTGAAAGTCCTCGAGGACGAGTACATCGAGGCGACGCGTGCGCTCGGTGCGAACGACCCGCGGCTGTTAATTCGTCACGTCCTGCCGAACTGTCTGGCGCCGATCACCGTCCAGTCGACGCTGAACTACGGTCTGGCCATCATCGACATCGCGGCGCTGTCGTTCCTCGGCTTCGGCGCGAAGCGCGGCGACCCGTCGTGGGGGATGATGCTCGCCGAGGGCGTCGACAAGGGGCTGTTCTCGGGCGCGTGGTGGTGGTCGTTCTTCCCCGGCCTGTTCCTCGCGCTCACGGTACTCGGATTCAACCTCCTCGGCGACGGGATGCGAGACGCCCTCGATCCCCGCATGCGAGATGCCGTCGACTGA
- a CDS encoding ABC transporter permease, which produces MVSKRFITKRLLLLGPVLFGVATVVFAILHLSPGDPAVAIAGERASQEFIDQIRTDLGFNDPLWQQYIRFLQNTATLEFGESYQIRRGTDVSEILADRLPITVELAVLGQIAGLLFGLPLGILSAVKKDTLTDHFSRIGALTGISIPIYWSGPLLILLFAQVLGVLPTSGRIGSTHFIDSSTGFILVDTLLAGDMAAFQSAARHLFMPVVVLGVYSMAFISRMMRSSMLEVVRQDYMRTARAKGQGAKTTIMKHGLRNAFIPVITIIGIQFGSMLGGSVLTETVFQINGIGTLLVDAISKSDYPVVQATVLVFAFMYTVVNLFVDITYSILDPRIDQ; this is translated from the coding sequence ATGGTATCAAAGCGGTTCATTACCAAACGGCTGCTGTTGCTCGGTCCGGTGCTGTTCGGAGTGGCGACAGTGGTCTTCGCTATCCTCCATCTCTCGCCGGGAGACCCTGCGGTAGCCATCGCGGGCGAACGTGCGAGTCAAGAATTCATCGACCAGATTCGAACCGACCTCGGGTTCAACGACCCGTTGTGGCAGCAGTACATCCGATTCCTTCAGAATACTGCGACGCTCGAGTTCGGGGAGTCCTACCAGATTCGTCGCGGCACCGACGTCAGTGAAATCCTCGCCGATCGGCTCCCGATCACCGTCGAGCTCGCCGTCCTCGGCCAGATTGCGGGCCTGCTGTTCGGGCTCCCGCTCGGAATCCTGAGCGCCGTCAAGAAGGACACGTTGACCGATCACTTCTCCCGAATTGGGGCGCTCACCGGTATCAGTATCCCCATCTACTGGAGCGGTCCGCTCCTCATCCTGCTGTTCGCACAGGTATTGGGCGTCCTCCCGACGAGCGGTCGTATCGGATCGACGCACTTCATCGACTCGAGCACCGGGTTCATCCTCGTCGATACCCTCCTGGCAGGAGACATGGCGGCGTTTCAGTCCGCTGCCCGCCATCTGTTCATGCCCGTCGTCGTCCTCGGCGTCTACTCGATGGCCTTCATCTCCCGAATGATGCGGTCGTCGATGCTGGAAGTCGTCCGGCAGGACTACATGCGGACGGCCCGCGCGAAAGGACAGGGCGCGAAGACGACGATCATGAAACACGGGCTCCGGAACGCCTTCATCCCCGTCATCACCATCATCGGTATCCAGTTCGGGTCGATGCTCGGCGGCTCCGTACTGACCGAGACCGTCTTCCAGATCAACGGTATCGGGACGCTGCTCGTGGACGCCATCAGTAAAAGCGACTACCCGGTGGTACAGGCGACCGTCCTCGTCTTCGCGTTCATGTATACAGTAGTAAACCTCTTCGTCGATATCACGTACTCCATCCTCGACCCACGGATCGATCAATGA
- a CDS encoding ABC transporter substrate-binding protein — protein MSGNGNQVSRRSFLKSAGSATVVATAATSISGCLGDSGNGSGTLRYGRSSHSETLDPQGATSGEVAKVTNQIYDGLIGFEPGEAAITESLATDWSMDGEEVTLELREDAQFDDGTDVTADDFIATYRRFVDEDYEHYSDEASAYGPFTLGSWIDSVSADGDYTLNITLTQPYTPFLRNLAMFAAVVLPKDDIEDGFDFASDANGAGPFQLEELDDSNGRILLTSNDNYWGDGPNVDELLFIEKGQNSTRTQALIEGELEIIDNLGPDNIGTVEDSDDVEVQSGQGINIGYMSFNQSRVEEFRDPKVRQAISYAIDTESIVNEVYSGIAEQADQPCPPALFGHNDDLSPYAYDTDEAQSLLEEAGYGDGFSFDLTTFRNARGYNPAPGSTAETIRTNLSEIGIDVTIDERQFSDYLTYTSEGKHDASLAGWYTDNADPDNFYYVLLHPQVDSPDGQDWVDWSTEDYNTSNRSAWANQEFMDLVEDAQRTEDQEERADLYHEAAQIAHDEAPWVYIDYADEIRGVRNNVNNYTISAIGGPHLHLVELE, from the coding sequence ATGTCAGGTAATGGCAATCAGGTATCCAGGCGTAGTTTCCTAAAGTCTGCCGGTAGTGCGACAGTTGTTGCAACCGCGGCGACCTCCATTTCCGGGTGTCTCGGCGATAGTGGTAACGGCAGCGGCACGCTCCGGTACGGCCGCAGCTCGCACTCGGAAACCCTCGACCCGCAGGGCGCGACCAGCGGCGAGGTTGCGAAAGTCACCAACCAGATTTACGACGGCCTTATCGGTTTCGAGCCCGGCGAGGCGGCCATCACGGAAAGCCTCGCGACCGACTGGTCGATGGACGGCGAGGAGGTCACGCTCGAACTGCGCGAGGACGCACAGTTCGATGACGGCACCGACGTCACCGCAGACGACTTCATCGCGACCTACCGACGGTTCGTCGACGAGGACTACGAGCACTACTCCGATGAAGCGTCCGCGTACGGGCCGTTCACGCTCGGAAGCTGGATCGACTCCGTCTCGGCCGACGGCGATTACACGCTGAACATCACGCTCACACAGCCGTACACACCGTTCCTGCGCAACCTCGCGATGTTCGCCGCCGTCGTTCTCCCGAAGGACGACATCGAGGACGGTTTCGACTTCGCCTCGGACGCCAACGGCGCCGGTCCGTTCCAGCTCGAGGAACTCGACGATTCGAACGGCCGCATTCTGCTCACATCCAACGACAACTACTGGGGCGACGGCCCGAACGTGGATGAACTCCTGTTCATCGAGAAAGGACAGAACTCCACGCGCACGCAGGCTCTCATCGAAGGAGAACTCGAAATCATCGACAACCTCGGCCCCGACAACATCGGAACGGTCGAGGATTCTGACGACGTCGAAGTCCAGTCCGGACAGGGGATCAACATCGGGTACATGTCGTTCAACCAGTCCCGCGTGGAGGAGTTCCGCGATCCCAAGGTCCGGCAGGCGATCAGTTACGCGATCGACACTGAATCCATCGTCAACGAAGTCTACTCGGGCATCGCCGAGCAAGCCGACCAGCCGTGCCCGCCGGCCCTCTTCGGACACAACGACGACCTCAGTCCGTACGCCTACGACACTGACGAGGCACAGTCCCTGCTGGAGGAGGCCGGGTACGGTGACGGTTTCTCCTTCGACCTGACGACGTTCCGGAACGCCCGCGGCTACAACCCGGCGCCGGGTTCGACGGCAGAGACTATCCGGACGAATCTAAGCGAGATCGGCATCGACGTTACGATCGACGAGCGCCAGTTCTCGGATTACCTCACGTACACCTCCGAAGGGAAACACGACGCGTCTCTGGCCGGCTGGTATACGGACAACGCCGACCCGGACAACTTCTATTACGTCCTCCTTCACCCGCAGGTCGACTCTCCCGACGGGCAGGACTGGGTGGACTGGAGTACGGAGGACTACAACACGTCCAACCGGAGTGCGTGGGCGAATCAAGAGTTCATGGACCTCGTCGAGGATGCCCAGCGGACGGAAGACCAGGAGGAACGCGCTGACCTCTACCACGAGGCGGCCCAGATCGCCCACGACGAGGCCCCGTGGGTCTACATCGACTACGCCGACGAAATCCGCGGCGTCCGAAACAACGTCAACAACTACACCATCTCGGCCATCGGTGGCCCGCACCTCCATCTGGTCGAACTCGAGTAA